One segment of Vicinamibacterales bacterium DNA contains the following:
- a CDS encoding cytochrome c biogenesis protein CcdA, with translation MESLTALLQRVSLDTLSPLSLLVAFVGGVLSFVSPCVLPLIPGYISFISGATLDQMRGQPGAVEQGATRRIVLTSIAFVVGFSLVFVAFGATASAVGAMLGSYKSRIAYVAGAVLIVLGLHMMGVFRLGFLDYEKRAQTKARPTGLFGAALVGIAFAFGWTPCIGPILGGILTIAGAQDSVMQGVVMLAAYSAGLGVPFLLTALAINKFFAAFARIRKYYHAIEVVSGVLLIAIGLLMLLNRLTIITNFLQPYLPQI, from the coding sequence ATGGAATCACTGACCGCCTTGCTCCAGCGCGTGTCGCTCGACACGCTGTCGCCCCTCTCGCTGCTCGTCGCGTTCGTCGGCGGCGTGCTGTCGTTCGTCTCACCCTGCGTGCTGCCGCTGATTCCCGGTTACATCTCGTTCATCTCAGGGGCGACGCTCGATCAGATGCGCGGCCAGCCCGGCGCCGTGGAACAGGGCGCCACCCGGCGCATCGTTCTCACGTCGATCGCCTTTGTCGTTGGCTTCTCGTTGGTGTTCGTGGCATTCGGCGCCACAGCCAGCGCGGTCGGCGCGATGCTGGGGTCCTACAAGTCCAGGATCGCCTACGTGGCCGGCGCCGTGCTGATCGTGCTCGGCCTGCACATGATGGGCGTGTTCCGCCTGGGTTTCCTGGACTACGAGAAGCGCGCGCAGACCAAGGCGCGGCCGACCGGGTTGTTCGGCGCAGCGCTCGTGGGCATCGCGTTCGCATTCGGCTGGACGCCGTGCATCGGCCCGATCCTCGGCGGCATCCTGACGATCGCCGGCGCGCAGGACAGCGTGATGCAGGGCGTGGTGATGCTGGCCGCGTACTCGGCGGGCCTTGGCGTGCCGTTCCTGCTGACCGCTCTCGCCATCAACAAGTTCTTCGCGGCCTTCGCGCGGATCCGCAAGTACTACCACGCGATTGAGGTCGTCTCGGGCGTGCTCCTGATCGCCATCGGCCTCCTGATGCTCCTCAACCGCCTGACCATCATCACGAACTTCCTGCAGCCATATCTGCCGCAGATCTGA
- a CDS encoding molybdopterin-dependent oxidoreductase: MDTVTLSIDGRALTVGKGKTVLQAAIENGIHIPHYCYHPALGVDGSCRVCIVRIEKMPKLQTACSTICADGMVVDTQSPEVVAARASVFEFLLLNHPLDCPVCDKGGECPLQDYSYTFGPDASRMDFPRRVFDGEGVKGDVDFGPTLMLNRQRCILCTRCVRFMKDVDGDAQISIQDRGYGSQIVTFQEEGVHSLLSGNLMDVCPVGAITTRDYRFKSRPWDNPVAVDTICTLCSKGCNITAWLRAKPEWAKGPRIARITPRFEPEVNEFWMCDIGRFDYHFVEGDDRLTHPLVRDAAGVLQPSSWYDVMVALRHAMAALGDVARDGTRFLVSAHASLEELAVLGRIARSVQGDGAEQRIAVSWRMSEKKQPARVKFTVPRVDAPNRNGARDLGLNVVETTSGEADLSELRAAVEAGHVAAVYVLDPGPAGSMGEVSWLIEARRSGRVKALVVQGVLMSDLARAADFVLPGASYLEKDACYTNDQGRVQAAAQAVAPPGDAMEDWRVLQNFGLTIGVAAIYTNSAGIRADIGAAMSDRPGYAGLAHVTFARPTVAKNWLQTSNPSERQKWDSLFKDLPPVKFKDSEEASS; encoded by the coding sequence ATGGACACCGTCACGTTGAGCATTGACGGCCGTGCCCTCACGGTCGGGAAGGGGAAGACCGTCCTCCAGGCGGCAATCGAGAACGGCATCCATATTCCCCACTACTGCTACCATCCGGCGCTCGGCGTGGATGGCTCCTGCCGCGTCTGCATCGTCCGCATCGAGAAGATGCCGAAGTTGCAGACGGCGTGCTCGACGATCTGCGCCGACGGGATGGTCGTGGACACGCAGTCGCCAGAGGTCGTTGCGGCGCGTGCTTCCGTGTTCGAGTTCCTGCTGCTCAACCACCCTCTCGACTGCCCGGTGTGCGACAAGGGCGGCGAGTGCCCGCTGCAGGACTACTCCTACACGTTCGGCCCGGACGCCAGCCGGATGGACTTCCCGCGACGTGTGTTCGACGGCGAAGGGGTGAAGGGCGACGTCGATTTCGGTCCGACGCTGATGCTGAACCGGCAGCGCTGCATCCTGTGCACACGCTGCGTGCGGTTCATGAAGGACGTGGACGGCGACGCGCAGATCTCCATCCAGGACCGCGGTTACGGCAGCCAGATCGTCACCTTCCAGGAAGAGGGCGTCCACTCGCTGCTGAGCGGCAACCTGATGGATGTCTGCCCGGTGGGCGCGATCACGACGCGTGACTACCGGTTCAAGTCGCGGCCGTGGGACAACCCGGTGGCCGTCGACACCATCTGCACGCTCTGCTCGAAGGGCTGCAACATCACCGCGTGGCTGCGCGCCAAGCCCGAGTGGGCAAAGGGCCCGCGGATCGCCCGCATCACGCCGCGGTTCGAGCCGGAAGTCAACGAGTTCTGGATGTGCGACATCGGGCGCTTCGACTACCACTTCGTCGAAGGCGACGACCGGCTCACGCACCCGCTCGTGCGCGACGCGGCGGGCGTACTGCAGCCGTCGAGTTGGTACGACGTGATGGTGGCGCTTCGCCATGCGATGGCAGCGCTCGGCGATGTGGCGCGCGACGGCACCAGGTTCCTCGTGTCGGCGCATGCCTCGCTCGAGGAACTCGCGGTTCTCGGTCGGATCGCGCGCAGCGTCCAGGGTGATGGCGCTGAACAGCGGATCGCCGTGAGCTGGCGCATGAGCGAGAAGAAGCAGCCGGCCCGCGTGAAGTTCACGGTGCCGCGCGTCGACGCTCCGAATCGCAACGGCGCGCGCGATCTCGGCCTGAATGTTGTCGAGACGACATCGGGCGAGGCGGATCTGTCGGAACTGCGTGCGGCGGTCGAGGCGGGACACGTGGCGGCCGTCTACGTGCTCGACCCGGGCCCGGCCGGCTCCATGGGCGAGGTCTCCTGGCTCATCGAGGCGCGGCGAAGCGGACGCGTGAAGGCACTCGTCGTCCAGGGTGTGCTCATGTCGGACCTCGCCCGCGCGGCCGACTTCGTCCTGCCCGGCGCCAGCTACCTTGAAAAGGACGCGTGCTACACGAACGACCAGGGCCGCGTGCAGGCTGCTGCGCAGGCCGTGGCGCCGCCCGGCGACGCCATGGAGGACTGGCGGGTCCTGCAGAACTTCGGCCTGACGATCGGCGTGGCCGCCATCTACACCAACTCGGCCGGAATCCGCGCCGACATCGGCGCAGCGATGTCCGACCGCCCGGGCTATGCGGGCCTCGCGCACGTCACGTTCGCGCGCCCGACCGTCGCGAAGAACTGGCTCCAGACGTCGAATCCCTCCGAGCGCCAGAAGTGGGACTCGCTCTTCAAGGACCTGCCGCCAGTCAAGTTCAAGGATTCGGAGGAAGCCAGCTCCTGA
- a CDS encoding M1 family aminopeptidase — MKHLVLAIVCAACLSGTAWAQPASSTDGVAALLGRLEQVVRGGDAERYADLLSGVADRERAMTFARSTISPAITRVVVRERDRAELAGNLPGDGYQLLLEVFIETGVRARLTTWRLDVRRRGRNSEEWGIAYQELISTLQGLYRLALNPRRQMVFKDLVVTAEDLRLTVAEGSLFVADVDGGATAFVVLGHGEMSFAPGQTTERGQVRLFSGAETLQSGFEAFFFRINPGDLGAHARTKEIVQRPVDPRDFKRADEIFRQELGKSFGLDLGEMSSDTWSLLPGSGDFLAEIRTRRFDTLTYTRSSNEIEDISLYDRRNRRNIAVYSSQDHLRSFTRFYDEDDKVDYRVHSYDIDVSFAPARRWIEGRARLDIEIQGKGSNTITLRLADSLSVRSVTSGDYGRLLCVRVHNQNSVVVNLPATLVKGTRTTLTVMYSGTLQPQSIDHEALTLTPQMPQFPESEQSEIPLEESFLYSNRSYWYPQATTASYANATMRIVVPEPYSCAASGDPVSTEKLVPSPQNPGSSRAFSFIVSQPARYLSFIVASLAIARHEKVALAPLVEAARALRSPGVYYDDLDLSVRTNPRLRARGPDMARSAGQILRFYTSLVGDCPYPTLTAVAVERRLPGGHSPAYLSVISLPTATGPIRWADDPASFPDFPEFFLAHEIAHQWWGQAIGWKNYHEQWLSEGISQYFAALYAEKARGRGVFDSIIRRMHRWGVGESNQGPVFLGYRIGHIKGESRTFRAVVYNKSAMVLHMLRRLLGDQVFFGGLRRFYDTWRFRKAGSEDLRQAMEQESGMNLERFFERWIYGDGLPEVTFTSRVEDSPAGPVAVLHFEQTGEVYDVPVTVTLDYTDRPAADLIVKLTDKTLETRVPLAGKLRKIDINRDEAALLK, encoded by the coding sequence ATGAAGCATCTCGTCCTGGCCATCGTCTGCGCGGCGTGCCTGTCGGGCACAGCGTGGGCGCAGCCTGCCTCCTCGACAGACGGTGTGGCGGCGCTGCTCGGCCGGCTCGAGCAGGTCGTGCGCGGCGGCGACGCCGAGCGCTACGCGGATCTGCTTTCCGGCGTGGCCGACCGCGAACGCGCGATGACCTTCGCCCGCTCCACCATCTCCCCTGCGATCACCCGCGTGGTCGTCCGCGAGCGTGACCGGGCCGAACTGGCCGGCAATCTTCCCGGCGACGGGTATCAACTGCTACTCGAGGTGTTCATCGAGACCGGTGTGCGCGCGCGCCTCACCACATGGCGCCTCGACGTGCGGCGGCGGGGCCGCAACTCCGAGGAGTGGGGCATCGCCTACCAGGAACTCATTTCGACGCTGCAGGGCCTTTACCGCCTTGCGCTCAATCCAAGGCGGCAGATGGTGTTCAAGGACCTCGTCGTGACTGCCGAGGACCTTCGCCTGACCGTGGCAGAGGGCTCGCTGTTCGTCGCCGACGTCGACGGCGGCGCGACCGCGTTCGTGGTCCTCGGCCACGGCGAGATGAGCTTTGCGCCGGGGCAAACGACCGAGCGCGGCCAGGTGCGGCTCTTCTCGGGCGCGGAGACGCTTCAGTCCGGGTTCGAGGCCTTCTTCTTCCGCATCAACCCGGGCGACCTCGGCGCGCACGCCAGAACAAAGGAGATCGTCCAGCGGCCGGTGGACCCGCGCGACTTCAAACGCGCGGACGAGATCTTCCGCCAGGAGTTGGGCAAGTCGTTCGGCCTCGACCTTGGCGAGATGAGCAGCGACACGTGGTCGCTCCTCCCAGGCTCTGGCGACTTTCTCGCCGAGATCCGGACGCGTCGGTTCGACACGCTGACGTACACGCGGTCGTCGAACGAGATCGAGGACATCTCGCTCTACGACCGGAGGAATCGGCGGAACATCGCGGTCTACTCGTCGCAGGATCACCTCCGGAGCTTCACGCGTTTCTACGACGAGGACGACAAGGTCGATTACCGCGTCCATTCGTACGACATCGACGTCTCGTTCGCGCCCGCGCGCAGGTGGATCGAGGGACGCGCCCGGCTCGACATCGAGATTCAGGGAAAGGGTTCCAACACCATCACGCTGCGGCTGGCCGATTCGTTGTCGGTCCGGTCCGTCACGTCCGGCGACTACGGCCGGCTGCTGTGCGTCCGCGTCCACAACCAGAACAGCGTCGTGGTCAACCTGCCCGCCACATTGGTCAAAGGGACGCGCACCACGCTCACGGTGATGTACTCGGGAACGCTGCAGCCGCAGTCGATCGATCACGAAGCGTTGACACTGACGCCGCAGATGCCGCAGTTCCCCGAATCCGAGCAGTCCGAGATCCCGCTCGAGGAGAGCTTCCTCTACAGCAACCGCAGCTACTGGTATCCGCAGGCCACGACCGCGTCGTACGCGAACGCGACGATGCGGATCGTGGTGCCGGAACCGTACAGCTGTGCGGCCAGCGGCGATCCCGTGTCCACCGAGAAGCTGGTGCCGTCCCCGCAGAACCCCGGTTCGTCGCGGGCCTTCTCGTTCATCGTCTCGCAGCCCGCGAGGTACCTGTCGTTCATCGTGGCGTCGCTCGCCATCGCCCGCCACGAGAAGGTGGCGCTCGCCCCGCTCGTCGAAGCCGCTCGTGCGCTTCGGAGCCCTGGCGTGTATTACGACGACCTGGATCTCTCGGTCAGGACGAACCCGAGGCTGAGGGCGCGCGGACCAGACATGGCTCGGTCGGCCGGCCAGATCCTGCGGTTCTACACGTCGCTCGTCGGCGACTGCCCGTACCCGACGCTGACGGCCGTGGCCGTCGAGCGGCGGCTGCCCGGCGGCCACAGCCCCGCCTATCTGTCCGTCATCTCGCTGCCGACGGCGACGGGCCCGATTCGATGGGCCGACGACCCGGCGTCGTTCCCTGATTTCCCCGAGTTCTTCCTCGCGCATGAAATCGCGCACCAGTGGTGGGGACAGGCGATCGGCTGGAAGAACTACCACGAGCAATGGCTGAGCGAAGGGATCTCGCAGTACTTTGCCGCGCTCTATGCGGAGAAGGCGCGCGGTCGCGGCGTCTTCGACAGCATCATCCGGCGGATGCACCGGTGGGGTGTCGGGGAATCGAACCAGGGCCCGGTGTTCCTCGGCTACCGCATCGGCCACATCAAGGGCGAGAGCCGGACGTTCCGCGCGGTCGTGTACAACAAGAGCGCGATGGTGCTCCACATGCTGCGGCGGCTGCTGGGCGACCAGGTGTTCTTCGGCGGGCTCCGCCGGTTCTACGACACGTGGCGGTTCCGCAAGGCCGGATCGGAAGACCTGCGCCAGGCGATGGAGCAGGAATCGGGCATGAACCTGGAGCGCTTCTTCGAGCGCTGGATCTATGGTGACGGACTCCCCGAGGTGACGTTCACCTCCCGCGTCGAGGACTCACCCGCCGGCCCGGTGGCCGTGCTGCACTTCGAGCAGACGGGCGAGGTGTACGACGTGCCCGTCACCGTCACGCTCGACTACACCGACAGGCCCGCAGCCGACCTCATCGTGAAACTCACCGACAAGACCCTGGAAACCCGCGTCCCTCTGGCCGGGAAGCTCCGCAAGATCGACATCAACCGCGACGAAGCCGCGCTCCTGAAGTAG
- a CDS encoding PP2C family protein-serine/threonine phosphatase: MAAHKSKLPDRARAFLEAYTHGLKREDLPRLFTRDTREAYRFFARRIDEDTLSGLPAHKRLLGRARLLFWAFTLRLSPARRVLFGVSLLLACLGFVQLFRGLGGVRLPLPVGPFIVTFGLLFPSWADGAGTLFLSLVLVNLLVLLEVADRLSLKNDLEIAREIQYAMLPQAIYQSDAFEVFGLTRPANTVGGDFYDVQPLPDGRIVVTLGDVAGKGSPAALLMALLLAMFRTLVDEGLEAAALAERLNIQISRHSPASRFITLFFAFCDPSTGRLVYVNAGHMPGMLRRRDGRFESLSGGGIALGMFDGSRYESREATMEPGDTLVLYSDGVTEAENHKGQAFEEAGLQRIVDVHASDSPRDLAQAILRVVEVHAQETYLADDVTLLVVRRRTGRTGKQQRSA; this comes from the coding sequence ATGGCGGCGCACAAGTCGAAATTGCCTGACCGGGCGCGCGCCTTTCTCGAGGCGTACACCCACGGCCTCAAGCGCGAGGACCTGCCGCGGCTGTTCACCCGCGACACGCGCGAGGCCTACCGGTTCTTTGCCCGCCGCATCGACGAGGATACGCTCTCCGGCCTTCCGGCACACAAGCGACTGCTCGGCCGCGCGCGCCTCCTCTTCTGGGCGTTCACACTCCGATTGTCGCCGGCTCGCCGCGTGCTCTTCGGCGTCTCGCTGCTGCTGGCGTGTCTCGGCTTCGTTCAGCTGTTCCGCGGCCTGGGGGGCGTCCGGCTGCCGCTTCCGGTCGGCCCTTTCATCGTCACCTTCGGCCTGCTCTTCCCGAGCTGGGCGGACGGCGCCGGCACGTTGTTCCTGTCGCTCGTTCTGGTGAACCTGCTGGTTCTGCTCGAGGTGGCCGATCGCCTGTCGCTCAAGAACGACCTCGAGATCGCCCGCGAAATCCAGTATGCGATGCTGCCGCAGGCGATCTACCAGTCGGACGCCTTCGAGGTGTTCGGCCTGACGCGACCCGCCAACACGGTTGGCGGCGATTTCTATGACGTCCAGCCGCTGCCGGACGGCCGTATCGTGGTCACCCTTGGCGACGTGGCCGGCAAGGGCAGCCCAGCCGCCCTCCTGATGGCCCTGCTGCTGGCCATGTTCCGAACGCTGGTGGACGAGGGCCTCGAAGCCGCCGCTCTGGCCGAACGGCTGAACATCCAGATCTCGCGACACTCCCCTGCTTCGCGCTTCATCACGCTCTTCTTCGCTTTCTGCGATCCGTCCACCGGTCGCCTCGTCTATGTCAACGCCGGCCATATGCCTGGCATGCTCAGGCGCAGGGACGGCAGGTTCGAGTCGCTGTCGGGCGGCGGCATCGCTCTCGGCATGTTCGATGGCTCGCGCTACGAGTCGCGCGAGGCCACCATGGAACCTGGCGACACGCTCGTGCTCTACAGCGACGGTGTGACCGAGGCCGAGAACCACAAGGGGCAGGCGTTCGAGGAGGCCGGCCTACAGCGGATTGTGGATGTCCACGCGAGCGACTCCCCGCGCGACCTCGCGCAGGCCATCCTCCGCGTGGTCGAAGTCCACGCCCAGGAAACCTACCTGGCCGACGATGTGACGCTCCTGGTGGTTCGCCGAAGGACGGGCAGGACGGGCAAGCAGCAACGGTCTGCCTGA